A portion of the Calothrix sp. 336/3 genome contains these proteins:
- a CDS encoding ATP-binding protein — translation MNAKGTLIFFCGKMGAGKSTLSRQISQELNAILLSEDDWLSTLYPEEIKNFDDYLKYANRLKPLLKSHIRSILNSGISVVMDFPANTINQRAWFKDIFFNQGIPHRLIYLDIDDKTCIEQIAQRRETNPERALFDTEEVFHHVTSFFQPPSAEEEFAIEIVKR, via the coding sequence ATGAATGCAAAAGGAACTTTAATATTCTTCTGTGGGAAAATGGGTGCAGGTAAATCCACTTTATCTCGGCAAATATCTCAAGAATTAAATGCAATTCTCTTATCTGAAGATGATTGGTTATCAACTCTTTACCCAGAAGAAATTAAGAATTTTGATGATTACTTGAAATATGCAAACCGCCTCAAACCACTATTAAAATCTCATATCAGAAGCATACTCAATTCGGGAATCTCCGTAGTTATGGATTTTCCAGCAAATACGATAAATCAAAGAGCATGGTTCAAGGATATATTTTTTAATCAAGGCATTCCCCATCGCCTAATATATCTTGATATCGATGATAAAACTTGTATAGAACAAATTGCCCAGCGACGGGAAACCAACCCAGAAAGGGCACTATTTGACACAGAAGAAGTTTTCCATCATGTCACCAGCTTCTTTCAACCACCATCTGCGGAAGAGGAATTCGCCATCGAGATTGTCAAACGTTGA